In the genome of Peromyscus eremicus chromosome 1, PerEre_H2_v1, whole genome shotgun sequence, the window caatAAACCCACAAAAGCACTTCCAGGCATGAGACACCTCCTTTTGAGTAGTTGGTCAGGATAGTCCCCGTGACTCCCAAAGCAATATGGATTATAGATGTAAACATTGGTCATTTCTTAGTGGTTTAGGGTAGGCTGGTATTCCTGAAGACACTTCACATTTAGGACAAAGGACTCAGATGATTTGAGCTTGAGCTGATCTCTTTCCTGTGGTATGACttccatggttccagaaaatTCTATACCAACTACCAAGTGAAGGAAGCAATAAACATTCCTACCAAGCTTCAATACTCAGACTCAATTTATAAGGAAAATGTAAACACTCATAATTAAAATTATGGATGCTATGCACTTTTGGGAATAATGTAAATATGACAGAGGTTAAATTTAAGAGGAAATCAGTTCAATGACACTCATGTAATATTTTTTCATGAGGGGTCAGTCAGTTACAGAGAGAGAATCAGggcaaagaaaagggaagaggagggaagccaTGACCATGGAATGCTAACCAAGGCATTGGGAAATAGAGAAACTGGAGACAGTCTCTCTCCATCATCAAGTATGCTTGGATGTTGATGTATAAAACCtgatcttgccgggcggtggtggcgcacgcctttaatcccagcactcgggaggcagagccaggcggatctctgtgagttcaaggccagcctggactaccaagtgagttccaggaaaggcacaaagctacacagagaaaccctgtcttgaaaaaccaaaacaaaacaaaacaaaacaaaacaaaacaaaaaaacaaaaaccaaaaaaaacaacctgATCTTATTCTTTCAGTGCGAAAGATGGCAGATATTTGAAGTTCTAGACTCAAATGAGTGAATGGAGATTTAGAATGGGCAGTCTTAATGATGCATATTTGTTTACTAGGCAATTTATATAAGGAACagtttaaaattatacatatattctaAAATGCAAGGATATTGAAGGAAACTGGAATTATGGAAAGTTCAATTATTTCTCTTAACATTTAGAAAACAACTGGTAAAAGTAGGGACTTTTCTATTAAGTACAGTATTCATTTAATCTTTATCATGTTCAATGACCAAAGAAACCCTGACCTTCCCTGCATTGCCTTGGGCCTTCTTTGTAGGGAGGGGTTTGTCTATAATGGAGCTGCCCTGACCTCAAGGGATTTGATTAGAAGGGTTATATCACAAGGGGCTGTAGTGAGGCCCACATAAGGCAGTTTTAGGGAGCTGCAGTCAGGTTTTATTTAACAAGCCCCATTTCACCCAATTTCTAGAAAATGACTATTTTCTCAACCAATTAACCAAGGTTATGAAAATGGCCCACACAGATAAAGGCCAAGGTGATTCTCAAAGCAACTGTGTCTGATCAAGGACTCACTCAACTACTACACAAGGATGTTTCCTGCTGTCTAGCATTTCCTGAAGAACCCCTCTCTCCATGTTCTTCCTCAGGAGTGTCCTGCATGGCTCTCTGCAGAAGAATCTTCAGAGTCTGCCTCTGGAACCTGCAATGCCTAATGGAGCCAACAAGGAAGTAAATGATGGGGTTGGCACAGCTGTTAACACAGGATAGGAAAACTGTCATTGCATAACTATTGCAAGAGAAAACTCTAGGTAACATCTCATTCAAAATGAGAAGTATCCAATAGATACCAAAGGGCAGACCAAAGAGTAAGAAGACCAGCACTGTGAGTGCAATGGTCATACACAACCTGGTCAGAGGAATCCTCTGTGAGCCACAGAAGACCCTGACCAACAGGGCCAGGCTGGATCCACAAGGAACCACAGATATTACTATTATAAGTACAATAGCGGTAAAAATAGCAGTGTCACAGAAAGAATATCCATAATGTCTCAGTAGTGAACTGCAACCCAACCATAACAGGAGGCTTAACAGTACAGAGAAGGTCCAGAGCAGGGCACACAGGACAGATGACATGTGTCTTGGTCTCCGGCAGTGATACCATATGGgacacaaaacagacagacatcgCTCTACACTGATGGCTGCAATCACACATAAACCTGCAAGGTAAGCAACGATGGATAGAGTGGTGAGATAGAATGGAATATGAAAGTAGCTGCTATGAAACAGAAAAAGGATTTGTCTCAGGAAAAACACAATCTGAGTGCAAAGGTAGAGGAAGTCAGCCCCAGCAAGGTTGAGGACATAGACAGAGAAGGCATTCCTGTGCACATGGAAGCCTAGAAGCCACAGTACTATGGCATTTCCTGCCAGCCCAACCACAGCCATGATGACAGTAAGAATACTGAAGATTTTGTACATGTTGACACAGTGTAAGTTTCCAGTGTAGTAACTTCCATTCATTCTTGTGTTGTCAATGCTCCAGGCTGGGGTGGATGGACCCATGCTTGAGAATGTTCCACTGGTGTTCCTGCAAAGTAAATTGAAATATGAACACATGAAACTTTTtgtcaagtgctgtgggatggtctgtatgtcaaatgtgttgctctgattggtcaataaataaaacactgattggccattggctaggtaggaagtataggtgggacaaggaggagaataaagctgggaagtggaaggctgagagagacactgccagctgccgccacgatgagaaacagcatgtgaagatgccggtaagccacgagccatgtggcaaggtatagattaatggaaatggattaatttaagctataagaacagttagcaagaagcctgccacggccatagagtttgaaaccaatataagtctctgtgtttacttggttgggtctgagtggctgtgggacttggcaggtgaaagagatttgtcctgacagtgggccagacaggaaaactctagctacaaatggcgcccaacatggtggcaagagtttccacctaaaacctgagaaaagattctaaaatggagctaaaaacagttcctaattgtctctctcaaatgagcggcagctgctggtttgagctactggcaggttcctagcatgtgcactcgacctgcagtatggcaggaatgaggcctctgtaagtggcacattaagctgcatggtggatttagcctttcctagtacaaaataaaaaaagaggtttctgggctacatgctgcttggataaaagcatagacccaagatAACTCCCAGAGCTGCCGGTAAGGTACCACCAccgtgttgggaagctgaggtgggcagagccagcagccacagctgctgcagtttaaagcaatagattcacaataagacagatttatatataatagtttacaatgtgtgtaaaatatatgtaggcttgaaagagacaaaaaaggtgatatatacagttatagaaacaaatacatagttttaaaaaataaagtctttaaagagacagtaaaattaatataaaaattaagccacataaagatgaatattacacagagaatctggattgtgttgtctttgggatttttaactgcagaaaaacatttgatcgtaaaagatgttgagttaaaccaatatgtatattttaaagataccttcacttcaaaatttggatataaggatatgttgctttggaaaagagtctctgcttttgttcccacagaaagccagaggctatggatttgtgccagattaagatatatcaggtttgaccagccaagaccccctgaaaggtctctgatgacaccatggcccagatgatccaacatccagaatggtttgaaggcaacttgTTCAGATGCTACAACCTCaaggactattccataattctaaaattttctttgtgtccccataagatacagcgcccccctccagcaggaagtagtaagagaagctacgcccaaattcccaaattatatgtaattttactttgttaaggttaaaaccttccttttgaaaaaaaaagaaagaaaaggggaagtgctgtgggatggtctgtatgtcaaatgtgttgctctgattggccattggctaggcaggaagtataggcaggacaaggaggagaataaagctgggaagtggaaggctgagagagacactgccagccgccacgatgacaaacagcatgtgaagatgccggtaagccaccagccatgtggcaaggtatagattaatggaaatggattaatttaagctataagaacagttagcaagaagcctgccatggccatacagtttgcaaccaatataagtctctgtgtttacttggtcgggtctgagtggctgtgggacttgaCAGGTGaaggagatttgtcctgactgtgggccagacaggaaaactctagctacagtcaagACCACCTGGCTATGTGGGAATGTCTGGCACAGGTTTATAAGGAGGGGGAAACAGGCTTGCAGAGATTAAGTAATTCATCAAACTCCCACAGTGCTAGAACCTTCTTAAAATCCCATTTGTACTACTCAGTCTTTCTGTAAACTAATGCCTCTAGTGACACTGGGGCAGTTGGTGGTCCCAGTTCAGTTGCTAAGCATCTAATGCTGTGTCAGGAAGAGACAGAATTCTGAAACTAACTGTCTTTCTGTTCTATGGCTGAGGTTCCTTCTCTGGTGTAGGAATATGGGAGATGCTGGCACAAGCCATAGCTGCCCTCAGTCAGTGTAAGGGGTCTACCAAATGGGGAAAATGGAATAATGAATGAGAGTCATGAAGGGAATGGAACTTCTTATGAAGACCTGTGTGCAAGTAGTCACACTTTTTATGCTAGAAGGCCtgagtctttattttaaaatttgaaaagtagAAGGCAGAGAAGCCTTGGAGGACATCAAGCATGTTTATGTTTGTTATTATATCACCAGTGTCCTGTTCTCTACAGGGTTACAGGGCAGAGTTAAGAACTATAACAAATGAGCAAGTGAACCATAAGTTCAAGGGTAGTTGAAAATTTGGAGTAAATGTTATTCTGGTTGTGAGTTGTACCTACATGCAAAGGCACAGGTTTCTGGCATGAAGAGCATGGGCTGTGCTGCAGAGGAAGCTAGAGAGCACCTCCAATTGGAAATAGTGTCCCAACCCCTGAGAAGAGCTTTGAGATCTGTACATGGATCAAACAGTCTGGAAAAGAGAGCAGTGTCGTTGGGCAGGTAGCTTCATTTAGAGCTTTCTTTCCACTACACTTCCCCATACAGCCATTCTTATTGGGCTTCTGTTTCTCATCCCTAAAGCCACAGAGCTATTTGtgaaaaagaaagcttttctttCCCACACTGATGAAGGGTGCAGAACGAGGGCTAGTGCTACCAGTAGCTTAGCCGGAACAGTATCCATATAGAAAGCTTTACGTCACAGGATCCTTCTGGATAACTTCTTATTCTAGACAGGGTCCTTTATGTAGGGGAAATCATTTGAGGATGCCAAGACAGAGCTCTAGACCCAGGGAAAGCATCCAGAAGACCTTACAAACTAACCTCACACAAGGGATTTGAAGAAAATGACCCAACAAACTCAGTTGTGTTCACCAAGATCATTTCATTTTTGGAACCTTGATCACCCCATAAGAGCACAAGGTTTTAATCCAGGGAACCCTCTTAGGGCATCAACAACTGAAAATAGTCAGACTGGTTGGTACTAGGTAAACAGCCGACCCAAACACACTGAGCTTGATGATGATAGTAGCATGGCATGATGGGTACAAGTGTTCACCAATGTGTATTTCAGCTTCAGAAACAGGAAGCCAAAATAGGATCCACACATCCTTAGCTCCCATTGTTACTGGTTTTGGTACTCAGTGTTTTTCTAGTCAGTGGAAGGCAGTGGCGCTGAAGGTGACTTGAACTGTGGAGGCCTGGCTCGAGAGcgttcagaggagaagaatattagtatgaTGCCTAGACACTATTCTTGGGATATTTTAGTGAAGTATACGGCTGCTTTCTGATGTTGTCCAAAAAATATGCCTGAgcctaaattgaagagttttgcattaattgcattggcacaggaaatctcaaaacagactAGTATCAACTCTGTCCTGTGGTAATtagatttcacttttttttttgtttgttttttggagacagggtttctctgtgtagctttgtgcctttcccttTCATGAAGATTGAAAATGAAACGAACGAAGCTGAtcaaaaaagttataaaatgtagaatttgaggagaaaaacagcaccaggaagtggaatggaactaagtcttgtgttcaagaatataaacagattaaagaaaagcctgatattAAAAGGAATAAAGAGTGTGCTAACCTCAGGAAAAGACCCTGCTCAGCttagcttccaacttgtgaaaaggaataaaagaataGCTTAGATCCAGGCATGGatcttttaatctcagcactcaggtgacagaggcagggggatctctaagTTCACGGCCAGCGTTTTCTACATATTGaaattcaggacagccaagcttaggcagtaaaggaaactATTAAAAACAGATAGCTGATGAAGGTATAATTGAATTAGGGACCAGGTTACAGCCCCAGCAAGCAGtggaacttggcagctttggccatgtggttccaCCTTGTTGGTGTCCAGGAGCCATGCCACTaccagagccatcctgatctgagtggcctgtgcttccACCAGAGTCAAGATGTTACCCAGGCTCAAGCTGCTGCTGAAGGCCATCTctaggtccatggtcctgctgcagctggggtctgtgttgatttCTGTGGCCTGTGTCATCTCAGGGGGCCATAGGATACATTCCTGATGAAATCCAAGAGGTATGTTGAGCCAGTCCCACCATTCACTGACCATTGTATAGCTGGCTCTGGCCCTCACTGGACACTGTAGTAAGAGAGCTGGCTCTGACACTCATGACAGAGCTGGCCCCCACACTTGGGAGAGATTACCCCACAACTCATCATGGGAGaaggagaactgaccctgatggcatgggtACAGTGTAGCTAGCTCTGCTCCTCACCTGAGGGCGTGGCCCCAGTGGTTTGGACTTACCAGCTCAACTGactacccaggcccacagccaggcctgaggttgtcccaccctaacatctaccacATTTAGGACCTTCCTGAACTGGTGAAATGACTGGTCCTGTGAAATAATACCCACAAGATCTCAGTGACTCCAAGTGGCCTCAGGATATCAAAGACGATTTTTAGTGAGGATCCATTGATGATGGTataacagaaaccagaggccttgaatcagaccaaagactctttgcaatgaacatttgcaagtaaagcttaTTGGATGAAAGGGTATATATACTGTGTGGCAGCATCCattgccactaagatgaatgaagaggtattGGAGAAGCAGGAGTAGATGGAGAGCAAAGagccttttatttgtttttgttttttttttgtttgcttggtttggcttgattaattttctttttggaggGCCCTGACAAGTAAGGGTAGGATATGGAGGGCCTGGGATGtgaattagggtgcatgatgtgaaattcccaaagatacaataaagaaattatgttaataaaaaaagatgTGGTCACcttaagaaacaataaaataaaatacattgacATAAAGATTGAACAATCAGTGGATCATTAAAAAATGACTGGAGGGCTGGAGTGACgactcagcagtttagagcacggagttcaattcccagcaaccacatggtggctaacaaccatctgtaacgagatcaggtgtcctcttctggcctgcagacatacatgcaggcagaatactgcctacatagtaagtaaataaaatttaaaaaatgagataaaaatagaaaactgaCTGGTTGGGAGGAAGAAGATCAACAGATTTGTTCAGGGCTGAGAGAGGGTAACAGTGGGTGAATATGATCATAATGAAGTGTTACATgtatgaaactgaaaaaaaatggcaACAACACAGATAAATAGTATTCATAGTGACTTAGTCAATGTTATTCCAAGATGCAAGGGTGGTAAAACATGgctaaattaattaactaattaattaatgtagTAAAGAACATAAATATGAACCAAAATTGATCATTTCAAAATATGTAGCAAATGAAATTGAATGCCACATAGGGTGATAATCTGTGAAGAATCTTGGAAAAGAGACGTGGGAGCCTAACATGGTAATTGGAATATAGCACAAAGAGATAGCCAACAGCTCTCTGAATTGGGCAAACACAATATTGTTTAACAAATATGAAACAAGTATGACCTCTTGATAGTTATATACAGCATTGTGCTTGAAATCTTCATAAAAGCAATAAGTCAAGAATAAGAAAACCATCCAATTTAAATTTAAACTGGTAAAAATTCACTTTATCCTTTAAAGACCATATATCCTAGAAATGTCTCAGTGTATCAGACAGTGAAGATGGGATGTATTTATCTCCTCATCCTCAGATTGTGTGAGACCTCGATATTGTTTATTCATGAATGAATGCACACATGTAAATCTTTACAGCATTAGATGACAAATCTTGTATAAATTAAAAAGGCAAATGCAACAAAAGTCATTGTCCAGCATTGGCAAAGTGATAAAGAAATTCTCAATGTTCCTAACTCTTTTTGTCAATAGCCCTCAGTATATTCATTGACACTGATCATGTGCAGGATAATAAGGTAAAGACCCAACACAGCTTAGTTAAGCAGCAGGACACTCTTAGGTGCACAGTCTGGGCATGGATGTGGTTCTGACATGACACtcagcagaggaagaaggaagaaggcaggagaGGTTAGGTCTGAGTGGTGCTGCAGACAGGGATCTGAAACATGGGCATGTCTAATGGAGGACTGCTAAGTGGAGTGCagtaaatgagaaagagaaacctAACACAACATGTACCCTCTCCATAGTCTTTTCTAGAAGATGGTAGATGGAGAGTTTTCTCTGATGACAAAAGCTTTCTGTGCAGACTGAGGAGAAGCTGAGAAGGTGCAGCAATTGAAATACAAATAGTGATGGATAGGCAGTTGCAACTAGACTCTAGTTACTAGAGCAACAGGACAAGTTCATATGTGGACtaaatgaattcattttttaaaagcttacCTATATTGTCACCTTGAATCCCCCCTAGAGCATGTGATGTAAGAATGACTGCTTTTACCAGCTTTCTGAGGATGGAGTTGTAGCATAGAAGGATGAGTGATTATACCTGTCTCTGTCAATGTGAATTCCAACACAGAAAAATCGTCTCAGTAacaatacagtgtgtgtgtgtgtgtgtgtgtgtgtgtgtgtgtgtgtgtgtgtgtgtgtgtgtagctggtgTTTGTAGCAGTTACAAGCAGATGTCAAGTTTTTCTTCAATAGATCActactttacttttgagaaagagtttctcaGTGAACATGGAGCTCACAGATCAACAGCAGACCAGTAAACTGCATGGATCTTTGGtctctgtattcccagcactggagttatCAGCATGCCCTGCCAGGCCTGGATTTCTCTGGAGGTGGGAATTCATGTTATCATGCTCATACCACAGTTACTTCATAAACTAATCTGTCTACCCAGGAAAGGATTACCCCCTTGACAAACTTATGTACACTAGGATACTCTGTGCCTATTAGGAGTGAATAatgtaaaagaacaaaagaattaccCATACTATAAGCAGGATAGTAGTCACAATTGTGGATGAATAAAATCCCTATCTAAAAAACTTGTGAAACAGCAGGAGAGAGGTCAAATTGGGCTGAGAATGGAGGTGGTGGACATCAGCTACAGTCAGCATGAAAGTGTCAATGGTAGTTTTCACCTGTAACCCCTGGACATGCTTTCCTTAAACAACATTTGTTGTGATGTTGTCCCTTGAGGGAAGCATGATTAAATGTAGAAAAGCAGTTTCTTGAAATCACATTAATATAATATCCTTGAGTTTGtctctcttcatctcttctgttgtttttctctctgttctctgctccaCTTTCCCCTATTTTTGAGAAGATACCAAAAACATCCCTATGATCTCATGCTTAAGAGACCTTCAAGACCCTTACATACTGCCAGAGAGGCCAagtccatttatttttctcttaatgaTTTAGctgagtttttatttaaaaggcaTTCTCATTTTCATTCTGTCTGGATCAGATGACACAAACATTACCAGAAACTGGAAATTCAGACATGAGTGGAGAAATCCACCAAGGCTGTGTCAGGATTTTATAGGAGCAAATCCCCTGCTCCTCTGTGTGTCTTCCCTGCACTGACATGTTGATGTGGCTGAGAGTCCTTACCACAGCATGCCACTGCCCCTTTAGGTCTGAAGAATAGCAATGCTGTAGTTCTTGTGTCTGGCTAGGTGCAGCTGCAAACCCGTGAATAACAACTTTCTTGGAAAGCTTTTTTTCTACAATTCTGTATTTGAGTTGCCACTCTCATGCTGTAGCAATTCAGAAGTATATTTCCCTGCATAAATTTCAGTTTaaaatttcagtttaaaaaaaatcttgttattTTTGATCAAAATGTGTGATTCCCCCACAGAAGCAGCACAGAAGAGTGAAATGCAAATAAGACAAAAGTAATTCTGATGGAGATGAGGTAAGAAATGATCTGATGACAGTTAAATCTAGAAACCTCATAGTGGAAGAGGACTTTCAAGCAAGGaagtttttccttccatttttctctctGGTCCCTGACATCTCACAGAAATGCCTTATCTCACTgtccttttctctgtttctttctatttGAAGCAGTTGGTGACATTTCAAGGACTCAAGAGAACAAAAGGCAGGATGTTAGCACTGTATTTTCTACTTGTCTCCTGGTATTGATAGTAGCAGTGCTTCTCCGTGCATTTAGTTATCCCCTCTTACTACTGACCTATGACTATgacctctcttcccctccctcatccacTTTCTCATTCTCCAGTACCAATTCCTTCTGCTGATTATTGGAGCCAAGCAACAACTTCCTTCACCCTCTTTCTTTATCATTATTCTCCATTCATCTCCTGTGTCCCTACAATCTGTGGTCTTTGTAAACGAA includes:
- the LOC131920322 gene encoding mas-related G-protein coupled receptor member B4-like, which gives rise to MCSYFNLLCRNTSGTFSSMGPSTPAWSIDNTRMNGSYYTGNLHCVNMYKIFSILTVIMAVVGLAGNAIVLWLLGFHVHRNAFSVYVLNLAGADFLYLCTQIVFFLRQILFLFHSSYFHIPFYLTTLSIVAYLAGLCVIAAISVERCLSVLCPIWYHCRRPRHMSSVLCALLWTFSVLLSLLLWLGCSSLLRHYGYSFCDTAIFTAIVLIIVISVVPCGSSLALLVRVFCGSQRIPLTRLCMTIALTVLVFLLFGLPFGIYWILLILNEMLPRVFSCNSYAMTVFLSCVNSCANPIIYFLVGSIRHCRFQRQTLKILLQRAMQDTPEEEHGERGSSGNARQQETSLCSS